A DNA window from Paenibacillus sp. HWE-109 contains the following coding sequences:
- a CDS encoding ABC transporter permease encodes MVLPALALILVFSYFPMYGVIIAFQNYSVFKGFWVSPWVGLKHFSDFFHSPELYVVMRNTLVISFLKLFFGFPAPILLAILLNEVRYKWFKQIVQTITYLPHFISWVIVANFAITLLSTDNGSLNMLLQGIGVIDQPIPYLSVPHYFWTIIVTTNVWKEIGFASIVYLAAIASIDPHLYESAAMDGASRFRMMYLITLPCILPVVVIFFILAIGNLLNAGFDDLLLLGVNPALRDVSDVIDTYVYRLGIRLNRYSFATAVGLFKAVVSVGLLTLANFWARRSGNSLW; translated from the coding sequence ATGGTGCTTCCCGCACTCGCACTTATTCTCGTATTCAGTTATTTCCCGATGTACGGTGTAATTATCGCCTTTCAGAATTACTCCGTTTTCAAAGGATTCTGGGTCAGCCCTTGGGTCGGTCTCAAGCATTTCAGTGACTTCTTCCACTCACCTGAGCTTTATGTTGTCATGCGAAACACACTTGTGATCAGTTTCCTGAAACTTTTCTTTGGATTTCCGGCGCCGATTCTGCTTGCGATTCTCCTGAATGAAGTGAGGTACAAATGGTTCAAACAGATCGTTCAGACGATCACTTATCTGCCGCATTTCATTTCCTGGGTCATCGTAGCCAACTTCGCCATCACGCTGCTCTCTACCGATAACGGCAGTCTGAATATGCTGCTGCAAGGCATAGGCGTGATCGATCAGCCAATTCCCTATCTATCCGTTCCGCATTACTTCTGGACAATTATTGTGACTACGAACGTATGGAAGGAAATCGGGTTCGCCTCCATCGTTTATCTGGCTGCCATCGCCTCCATCGATCCGCATTTATACGAATCTGCTGCGATGGATGGGGCAAGCCGTTTTCGAATGATGTATTTGATAACGCTTCCATGTATTCTGCCCGTTGTCGTGATCTTCTTCATTCTCGCCATTGGCAACTTGCTCAACGCTGGTTTCGATGATTTATTGCTGCTAGGTGTCAATCCTGCCCTGCGCGATGTATCGGACGTTATCGATACCTATGTGTATCGTCTGGGCATTAGGTTGAACCGCTATTCCTTTGCAACCGCCGTTGGACTCTTTAAGGCCGTGGTCAGTGTCGGGCTGCTTACGCTTGCTAACTTCTGGGCGCGACGATCCGGCAACAGTCTATGGTAA
- a CDS encoding carbohydrate ABC transporter permease gives MMKTAMDDRIFQILVHIALALLAFVTFYPFWNALIVSFNEGMDTTLGGITFWPRKFTFENYGYVLKDSRILTGFGISIARTISGTLLTIAGTAIFAYGMSRKELIGRRYYMIFAIITLYFGGGLIPTYILIRGLGMFNTFWVYIIPSIISVWSMIIFRTFFREIPAGLEDAARIDGCGYWGTFLRVVLPLSGPVVATLALFTAIAHWNDWFVASIYINNEHLIPVQTLLKRTIDSNISRELVSDSAAASFVAKTQTYTTKSLIMATMMVTTFPIIIVYPFLQRFFVKGVLVGSLKE, from the coding sequence ATGATGAAAACAGCTATGGATGATCGCATTTTTCAAATTCTTGTACATATCGCCCTTGCCTTGCTCGCTTTCGTCACCTTCTATCCGTTCTGGAACGCGCTGATCGTTTCCTTTAATGAAGGGATGGATACAACCTTGGGCGGTATCACCTTCTGGCCGCGTAAATTTACCTTCGAGAATTACGGGTATGTGCTCAAGGACAGCCGTATTCTGACAGGCTTCGGTATCTCTATCGCCCGGACGATCTCGGGAACGTTACTTACCATTGCAGGAACGGCCATCTTCGCCTACGGCATGTCCCGCAAGGAGCTAATCGGCCGCCGCTATTATATGATTTTCGCCATTATCACCCTGTATTTTGGCGGCGGACTCATCCCTACCTACATTCTAATTCGCGGCCTAGGCATGTTTAATACGTTCTGGGTCTATATCATCCCTTCGATTATCAGCGTGTGGAGCATGATTATATTTCGCACCTTTTTCCGGGAAATTCCGGCAGGGCTTGAAGATGCGGCCCGTATTGACGGCTGCGGCTATTGGGGCACATTCCTGCGTGTTGTCCTTCCTCTGTCGGGGCCTGTTGTAGCAACCCTTGCGCTTTTTACGGCCATCGCCCATTGGAACGACTGGTTTGTGGCCTCCATCTATATCAATAATGAGCATTTAATTCCTGTACAGACGTTGCTGAAAAGAACCATTGATTCCAACATTTCACGGGAATTGGTCTCAGATAGCGCTGCGGCAAGCTTTGTAGCCAAGACACAAACTTATACAACCAAATCGCTCATTATGGCGACGATGATGGTGACCACGTTTCCCATTATTATTGTCTATCCTTTCTTGCAGCGCTTTTTCGTAAAAGGCGTGCTTGTCGGTTCGTTAAAAGAGTAA
- a CDS encoding extracellular solute-binding protein: MKITLKKSTGSLALLVALGALIAGCNSAEKPQSGASTSPGTTGTTAPTTKAASAAWQLGSEPFSFSVYGHYDWYTMPQWGKDMFSKSVAEAKKLTITSVNSGGNAEAKLNTLIVGGDLPDVIWGDRDKFERLRENGALVPLDPYLDKYPNLKKWAGDEILNMLRAKDGKLYMFPNWYTNKPTGNAGYVVNKKIYNELGKPKLETTDDLYAYLKLVKEKYPAIIPFEPGQAQEGKGVDILYSAFAENNPASFAGTLRAVPKDGKFTSLFADPVYKEALVYVNKLHREGLMTQDALTQTVDQVREKINTGRVAVYADVTAIEYASKGHAQLIKNDPNAGYFMIWPIHKGGLDKNKIMVAHYDRLGWNAAAITAKAKEPEKIFAALDWMTGPEGTRDIIWGPEGTYWKGTDADGLPNLTDKFFAEPEDRTKNMNATNDLQFVGNATLNDKIKVKAELSLPEEKRSWETKYQDAITWKTHMDLTAMRGIEPPQDSEEGIIRERWIELYKKVRGQAILAKSEQEVGEILAKGEKDAQSLGVQKLHDYLTKKWKENEAKMKKK; this comes from the coding sequence ATGAAGATTACATTGAAAAAGAGTACTGGATCACTTGCTTTACTGGTCGCACTTGGGGCCCTTATCGCTGGGTGCAACAGCGCCGAGAAGCCGCAATCCGGGGCTAGTACGTCACCAGGAACAACCGGAACAACGGCGCCAACCACGAAAGCAGCGTCAGCCGCCTGGCAACTGGGCAGTGAACCCTTCAGCTTCTCTGTGTATGGACATTATGACTGGTATACGATGCCGCAATGGGGAAAAGACATGTTCTCCAAAAGCGTGGCAGAGGCCAAGAAGCTTACCATTACTTCGGTTAACTCCGGCGGGAATGCGGAAGCCAAGCTGAACACCCTGATTGTCGGCGGAGACTTGCCGGATGTTATCTGGGGAGACCGCGATAAGTTCGAACGCTTGAGAGAGAATGGCGCATTAGTCCCTCTCGATCCCTATCTGGATAAATATCCGAATTTGAAGAAATGGGCCGGAGATGAGATTCTCAATATGCTCCGCGCCAAAGACGGCAAGCTCTACATGTTCCCGAACTGGTACACGAATAAACCGACCGGCAATGCCGGGTATGTCGTTAACAAAAAGATCTATAATGAACTCGGCAAACCTAAACTGGAAACGACCGATGATTTGTATGCGTATCTCAAATTGGTGAAAGAGAAATATCCTGCCATCATTCCATTCGAGCCTGGGCAAGCGCAAGAAGGCAAGGGTGTCGATATTCTGTACTCAGCGTTCGCAGAGAATAACCCGGCCAGCTTTGCCGGTACGCTGCGTGCCGTGCCCAAAGACGGCAAATTCACTTCGCTCTTCGCTGATCCTGTCTACAAAGAAGCGTTGGTCTATGTGAACAAGCTTCATCGCGAAGGATTAATGACGCAGGATGCTCTGACGCAAACCGTCGATCAAGTCCGCGAGAAAATCAATACAGGTCGCGTTGCCGTGTACGCCGACGTGACGGCTATTGAATACGCGTCCAAAGGCCACGCGCAATTGATCAAAAATGATCCAAACGCCGGTTATTTCATGATCTGGCCGATTCACAAAGGCGGTTTGGATAAGAACAAAATCATGGTTGCCCACTATGATCGTCTAGGTTGGAATGCTGCGGCCATTACAGCTAAGGCCAAAGAACCTGAGAAGATTTTCGCTGCATTGGATTGGATGACGGGTCCAGAAGGCACGCGGGATATCATCTGGGGACCCGAAGGAACGTACTGGAAAGGCACGGATGCTGACGGTCTGCCGAACCTGACAGACAAGTTTTTCGCTGAACCGGAGGACCGCACCAAAAACATGAATGCCACGAATGACCTCCAATTCGTTGGAAACGCTACCTTAAATGATAAAATCAAAGTCAAAGCCGAATTGTCCTTGCCTGAAGAGAAGCGTTCCTGGGAAACGAAATATCAAGATGCGATTACCTGGAAAACCCATATGGATTTAACGGCAATGCGCGGTATCGAGCCACCGCAAGACAGTGAGGAAGGCATTATCCGCGAACGTTGGATCGAATTGTACAAAAAAGTTCGCGGCCAAGCCATATTGGCGAAAAGTGAGCAAGAAGTCGGTGAAATCCTTGCCAAGGGCGAGAAAGATGCCCAATCTCTGGGCGTTCAGAAACTGCATGATTATTTGACCAAGAAATGGAAGGAAAACGAGGCCAAGATGAAGAAAAAATAA
- a CDS encoding response regulator transcription factor gives MYKVLIADDETLDLEGMQTFIPWESLGMEIVGAVTNGFSACELIEHQKVDVLVTDVNMPNMSGLELAKRVRARFPEVRVVFVSGYRDFHYVKEALALKAYSYVLKPMNEEELIGSLTLIRSDLDEAVRRGQFEVDTQRLLAANTLGSEGLPETDPLFKSAVGGKNMKLIQEMILSMRERLDQALTLKEEADRIEFSPNYLGQLFKEATGQTFHEYLVALRMEKAGELLRNPKLRIYEVADQVGYRYMPYFSKQFKETYRMTPVEFRNGL, from the coding sequence ATGTATAAAGTATTAATTGCGGACGATGAAACGTTGGATTTGGAGGGTATGCAAACCTTCATCCCTTGGGAATCGCTTGGTATGGAAATCGTCGGTGCGGTAACGAATGGGTTCTCGGCTTGCGAACTGATCGAACATCAGAAGGTTGACGTGCTCGTAACAGATGTGAATATGCCGAATATGTCCGGCCTGGAGCTGGCCAAACGCGTTCGAGCACGATTTCCGGAGGTCAGGGTCGTCTTTGTTAGCGGATACCGAGACTTCCATTATGTCAAGGAAGCATTGGCGCTGAAAGCTTACAGCTACGTGCTGAAACCGATGAATGAAGAGGAGCTTATCGGCTCGCTGACCCTTATTCGCTCCGATCTGGATGAAGCGGTCCGGCGTGGCCAATTCGAGGTGGATACCCAAAGACTCTTGGCAGCCAATACACTTGGTTCTGAGGGACTGCCCGAGACAGATCCTCTCTTCAAGTCAGCTGTTGGCGGCAAGAATATGAAGCTGATTCAGGAAATGATCCTCTCGATGCGGGAACGTCTGGATCAGGCCTTGACACTGAAAGAAGAGGCGGACCGCATCGAGTTCTCCCCTAATTATCTAGGCCAATTATTCAAGGAAGCCACAGGCCAGACCTTTCACGAATACCTGGTGGCGCTGCGCATGGAGAAAGCTGGAGAACTGCTGCGCAATCCCAAGCTGCGGATTTATGAGGTGGCCGATCAGGTCGGCTACCGGTATATGCCCTATTTTAGCAAACAGTTCAAAGAAACGTACCGGATGACTCCGGTGGAATTCCGCAATGGGTTATAA
- a CDS encoding sensor histidine kinase — protein MGYKASAEEHKFIPFGYKLMISYLVLTLIHVLVFGYFANWIFVDSARKKTSDNVQAALSQMKDNIRFKMMDTVRLSDMMYYDDTIAARLRQYQQGWYSYESTTQYLVPKFNSVLKSTNRRTSLVVYLRNETLPEIYNHYNDSDPLTYAGKSYDLYHLKRIEDRKWYLEFPAETYGETMVWQQVERDTEFGNISLLRRIIDTAKSKSTMDIGFMRLTVKLSDLFETVSPDFGEGTSVRIETGSGQVLFERGTAPASASGQRAKEADFLTIREPFGDMDWQLITSIPKAWVEKDARKVKLLTAGIGSVSFLVFVCVGIFLSGYFSRRVSRIVMVLDSFRNGDFRKRIRFKGRDEFSTISESINDMVQHIDTLIQQVYVTRLKKKEAELESLQAQINPHFLYNTLSSISLLAKFGHVEQLHQMVSNLALFYRLSLNEGRTIIPVANELEQAKAYLDIQKAKYTDRLDVLFEVDPAMLKYEMVKLILQPFLENVLKHAWCGDRVHIRITGQKIGDDLEFRVIDDGVGMTVDTLRRLHAEDEDQEKAGYGIRNVRQRIQLHYGKGYGVRIHSRLGIGTSVTLRLPCVDRRAPYVDKVIAIENDYR, from the coding sequence ATGGGTTATAAAGCATCGGCCGAAGAACATAAATTCATCCCGTTTGGCTACAAATTAATGATCTCTTATCTCGTTTTAACATTGATTCATGTCCTCGTTTTCGGCTATTTTGCCAATTGGATATTCGTCGACTCCGCCCGTAAGAAAACGAGCGACAACGTGCAGGCTGCTCTAAGCCAAATGAAAGACAATATCCGCTTCAAAATGATGGATACCGTACGATTATCCGACATGATGTACTATGACGACACCATTGCAGCGCGATTAAGGCAGTATCAGCAAGGTTGGTACAGTTACGAATCCACGACACAATATTTGGTGCCCAAATTCAACAGTGTTTTGAAATCGACGAACCGCCGCACATCACTTGTTGTTTACTTGCGCAACGAAACGCTGCCCGAGATTTACAATCATTACAACGACAGCGATCCGTTAACGTATGCGGGGAAAAGCTACGATTTGTACCATTTGAAGCGTATCGAGGATCGCAAATGGTACCTAGAATTCCCCGCTGAGACCTACGGCGAGACTATGGTGTGGCAGCAAGTGGAGCGAGATACGGAGTTCGGCAATATTTCGCTGCTGCGACGGATCATTGACACAGCCAAATCCAAATCGACGATGGATATTGGTTTCATGCGGCTTACCGTCAAATTGTCGGATTTGTTCGAGACGGTTTCGCCTGATTTTGGCGAGGGCACATCGGTTCGAATTGAAACTGGCAGCGGTCAAGTCCTCTTTGAGCGCGGCACAGCACCCGCTTCCGCTTCTGGGCAGAGAGCCAAAGAGGCCGATTTCCTTACCATCAGAGAACCTTTCGGGGATATGGATTGGCAGCTCATCACCAGCATCCCCAAAGCATGGGTCGAAAAGGATGCGCGCAAAGTCAAATTGCTAACAGCGGGCATTGGCTCCGTAAGCTTCTTGGTTTTTGTCTGTGTCGGCATCTTCCTGTCCGGCTACTTCTCCAGACGGGTTTCCCGCATCGTGATGGTGCTGGACTCCTTTCGCAACGGAGATTTCCGTAAACGTATACGCTTCAAGGGCCGCGATGAGTTCTCGACGATTTCTGAGTCCATTAATGATATGGTTCAGCATATCGATACCTTGATCCAACAGGTGTATGTCACCCGGTTAAAGAAGAAAGAAGCCGAGCTCGAATCCCTGCAAGCGCAAATCAATCCGCATTTCCTCTACAATACCCTCTCTTCCATCAGCCTACTGGCGAAGTTCGGCCATGTCGAGCAGCTGCATCAGATGGTTAGCAATTTGGCCCTATTTTATCGGCTGTCGTTAAATGAAGGTCGTACGATTATTCCTGTTGCTAACGAGTTGGAACAAGCCAAAGCTTATTTGGACATTCAAAAAGCGAAATATACAGACCGGCTCGACGTGCTCTTCGAGGTTGATCCGGCTATGTTGAAATATGAGATGGTGAAGTTAATCCTGCAGCCATTTTTGGAAAACGTACTCAAACATGCCTGGTGTGGAGACCGCGTCCACATTAGAATCACAGGTCAGAAGATCGGTGATGATCTGGAGTTTCGCGTTATCGACGACGGGGTCGGCATGACGGTTGACACGTTGCGGCGATTGCATGCAGAAGATGAGGATCAAGAGAAGGCCGGCTATGGCATTCGCAACGTGAGGCAGCGTATACAATTGCACTATGGCAAGGGATATGGCGTTCGGATTCACAGCCGGTTAGGTATTGGGACTTCGGTAACTCTGCGGCTTCCTTGCGTAGACCGGAGAGCGCCTTATGTGGACAAGGTCATTGCCATTGAGAATGATTATCGGTAG
- a CDS encoding DHA2 family efflux MFS transporter permease subunit, whose amino-acid sequence MTSMTNPALRKGPIMASLLIAAFVALLSQTVLNVALPKMMADLNVNEGTIQWLSNGYMLMNGVLVPISAYLLNRFTTRKLFLTASSLFAIGTIICALSGNFGWLLGGRLVQAVGAGILMPLMSVVVLTIFPVAERGKAMGMMGIAMIFAPAIGPTMSGWVVEHYDWRVLFYIVLPLAILAVVFGAFSMKDVIKTSNPKLDVLGVILSTIGFGGILYGFSDAGSSGWGSGRVVACLVLGGLSLLLFIIRSLRGKTPLLEFRVFKFPMFSLTTLINAIITMAMFSGMILLPIFLQNIRGFSPLESGLLLLPGAILMGIMSPITGMIFDKVGARWLAVIGLIIMTITTYEFTQLTAESTYNHLMLIYTLRMFGMSMLMMPIQTAGMNQLPRRLNAHGSAMSQTLRNVSGALGTALLVTFMTNKAASHAKELIISGQIDPSNKAKMAEISQAATIYGINHSFVIATWLSVVALILAFFIRKVQPHDESVEAVPVPSAAK is encoded by the coding sequence ATGACTAGCATGACTAACCCTGCGCTGCGCAAAGGGCCCATTATGGCCTCTCTGCTCATCGCCGCATTCGTGGCGCTATTAAGTCAAACGGTATTGAATGTTGCGCTGCCCAAAATGATGGCGGACCTGAATGTGAATGAAGGCACCATTCAATGGCTGTCCAATGGCTACATGCTTATGAACGGTGTACTCGTTCCAATTAGCGCCTACCTGCTTAACCGCTTTACGACGCGAAAGCTGTTTCTTACGGCCTCATCTTTATTCGCTATCGGCACGATTATTTGCGCATTATCAGGCAATTTTGGCTGGCTGCTCGGCGGAAGACTCGTGCAAGCTGTCGGTGCCGGCATTCTGATGCCGCTGATGTCGGTCGTGGTCCTAACGATCTTCCCAGTCGCGGAGCGCGGTAAAGCGATGGGCATGATGGGCATTGCCATGATCTTCGCCCCAGCGATCGGTCCCACGATGTCGGGGTGGGTTGTTGAGCATTACGATTGGCGGGTACTATTCTATATCGTTCTGCCGCTTGCGATCCTCGCCGTTGTGTTCGGCGCTTTCTCCATGAAGGACGTTATCAAAACGTCCAATCCTAAGCTCGACGTGCTGGGTGTCATCCTGTCCACCATCGGTTTCGGCGGTATTCTTTATGGATTCAGTGATGCCGGATCATCGGGGTGGGGGAGCGGAAGAGTTGTTGCCTGCCTCGTTCTGGGCGGTCTATCGCTGCTGCTCTTCATCATACGTTCACTAAGAGGTAAGACGCCTTTACTTGAGTTCCGTGTCTTCAAGTTTCCAATGTTCTCTCTCACAACATTGATTAATGCGATTATCACAATGGCTATGTTCTCAGGTATGATTTTGCTGCCGATTTTCCTGCAAAACATTCGGGGCTTCTCACCGCTGGAGTCTGGCTTGCTCTTGCTCCCGGGAGCTATTCTGATGGGGATTATGTCTCCGATTACGGGGATGATTTTCGATAAAGTCGGGGCTCGCTGGTTGGCTGTCATCGGTCTTATCATTATGACCATCACCACATATGAGTTCACCCAGCTTACGGCGGAATCGACGTATAACCACTTGATGTTGATTTACACGCTGCGGATGTTCGGGATGTCGATGCTCATGATGCCGATCCAAACAGCCGGTATGAATCAGCTGCCGCGGCGCCTGAATGCGCACGGTTCGGCCATGTCGCAGACGCTGCGAAACGTTTCTGGCGCGCTGGGAACAGCGCTGCTGGTCACGTTCATGACCAACAAAGCGGCTTCTCACGCCAAAGAGTTAATCATTTCAGGACAGATTGATCCAAGCAATAAGGCCAAGATGGCGGAAATTTCGCAAGCCGCGACCATCTATGGGATCAATCATTCCTTCGTCATCGCCACATGGCTGAGTGTTGTCGCTCTCATACTCGCTTTCTTCATTCGCAAGGTTCAGCCGCATGATGAGTCCGTGGAAGCAGTTCCTGTGCCCAGCGCGGCAAAATGA
- a CDS encoding MarR family winged helix-turn-helix transcriptional regulator, which translates to MNEQQRVMQIFQAYREVNQAFFQVMAKVAQKHGLTPLQLIVLRILKEFPDIKLMELSEKLNLGNSTTSGIVDRMVKAGIITRERTESDRRAMTLKLSDKGTTLWEESNDTRLMLLRPLLGLSEEDQQQFHRIQTEILTILKTIKGDVLHD; encoded by the coding sequence TTGAACGAACAACAGCGTGTTATGCAAATTTTTCAGGCTTATCGGGAAGTAAATCAGGCTTTTTTTCAAGTGATGGCTAAGGTTGCTCAGAAGCATGGTCTGACACCCCTGCAGCTCATCGTGCTCCGCATATTGAAGGAATTCCCAGATATTAAGTTAATGGAGCTGTCTGAGAAGCTTAATCTGGGCAATAGCACCACTAGCGGGATTGTCGATCGGATGGTTAAAGCGGGGATCATAACGCGTGAACGCACCGAGTCGGACCGCCGGGCTATGACATTGAAGCTATCGGACAAAGGTACAACGCTATGGGAGGAGTCCAACGATACGCGACTGATGCTGCTCAGACCCTTGTTAGGTTTGTCGGAGGAGGACCAGCAGCAGTTTCATCGTATACAGACTGAGATTTTGACGATTTTAAAGACTATTAAAGGAGATGTGCTGCATGACTAG